A genomic stretch from Desulfohalobium retbaense DSM 5692 includes:
- a CDS encoding ExbD/TolR family protein: protein MIAFSRYRTERRVEVNMTPLVDVIFILLIFFVLSSIFITKGMEVDLPKAQSGASISGKPLELVVQADNTVFLDGTQIFSGMLLESLSRAYTDHGGQRKVLLKVEGDVTVSRFVEVIDTVRRVGFSNLVIGTSSCGARESD from the coding sequence GTGATCGCGTTTTCCCGCTACCGCACCGAGCGCAGGGTGGAGGTGAACATGACGCCTCTTGTGGATGTCATTTTCATCCTCCTGATATTTTTCGTCCTTTCGTCCATCTTTATCACCAAGGGCATGGAGGTGGATCTTCCCAAGGCTCAAAGCGGGGCCTCTATTTCAGGCAAACCTCTGGAACTGGTGGTCCAGGCGGACAACACGGTCTTTCTGGATGGAACCCAAATCTTTTCCGGCATGCTTCTGGAGTCACTCAGCCGCGCGTATACGGATCACGGAGGCCAGCGCAAAGTGCTGCTCAAGGTCGAAGGCGATGTCACAGTCTCCCGCTTTGTCGAGGTGATCGACACAGTCCGCAGAGTGGGATTTTCCAATCTGGTCATCGGCACCAGTTCTTGCGGTGCCCGGGAGTCGGATTGA
- a CDS encoding MotA/TolQ/ExbB proton channel family protein, whose product MMLLDKGGIMIWPILGFSILILAVILDRLLALASFRMLAPAMVSQVKELIREGREDEAKALLEEEGPGSARMFLAIVSVEGRKRREQAASRTGEALLFHLGRRLPVLSAGAAAAPLMGLLGTVLGMINVFSRVSSAPGGVDIALLADGIWQALLTTAAGLGVAIPSLLAYHFLIRLQDKIGFRMAHEGQNFVDELEDMGR is encoded by the coding sequence ATGATGCTTCTGGACAAGGGCGGGATCATGATCTGGCCCATATTGGGATTTTCCATACTCATCCTGGCGGTTATCCTGGACCGTTTGCTGGCCCTGGCCAGCTTCAGAATGCTCGCCCCGGCAATGGTGTCGCAAGTCAAGGAATTGATCCGCGAGGGCAGGGAGGATGAAGCAAAGGCCCTGCTCGAGGAGGAAGGACCGGGGTCGGCCAGGATGTTTCTCGCTATTGTCTCGGTCGAGGGCAGGAAAAGACGGGAACAAGCCGCCTCACGCACCGGGGAAGCCCTTTTGTTCCATCTCGGCCGGAGGCTGCCGGTTTTGTCTGCTGGTGCGGCCGCAGCCCCGCTCATGGGACTGTTGGGAACAGTGCTGGGGATGATCAACGTCTTCTCCAGGGTCTCAAGTGCTCCCGGAGGGGTTGATATCGCCTTGTTGGCCGACGGTATCTGGCAGGCGTTGCTGACCACAGCAGCGGGTCTTGGCGTGGCCATCCCGTCTCTTCTGGCCTACCATTTCCTGATCCGCCTCCAGGACAAGATCGGGTTCAGGATGGCCCATGAAGGCCAGAATTTTGTGGACGAGTTGGAGGACATGGGACGGTGA
- a CDS encoding CobW family GTP-binding protein, with product MPKNLQNLLPPCALQEDGPAAVELMRAVMIRSNFVPNARHKLGWRGVQEIVDGRIETLSFTSKIQSMPGVYGLRLLESTPRRAGFELCYFPSPEDPLIENVCVQAGIAALDQKFPDRVREFSAYPDLCTLFQIGRIHIDLDIEANTQYLSLEALDTNIILSEDGLWIDTPEGPIQAVPPGERDQSFPAYETALRFFRVLASSLCYTQEMDVDLLLEQNAAGHVLVYRDEGKLTKTPSSACKRKTLTLGLNSKGAPPPGHADNGSIQTLWRLAEKIPPQFSEEPWWALASPGNANSRLKRQIDASLPKLIVLTGFLGAGKTTFLDRFIETQTGENSFVAVIQNEIGEKGLDGKLLHQNYAVTEIDEGCVCCTLAGNLRAAAEEIMREHDPDCIVLETTGLANPANILQEINELEDILEFGSITCVVDAVGGVQALEKFEIARSQVRLADVVLLNKSDLVAAPILGELEDTIHSLNSMAVTHRTTHGNIHPGLLYGVNMHTQATRAKNIGTQAHCQANHLHDHVENTLLHPAGPLKTDELIRGIEKRQDRILRVKGVVELEEELGPVIFQYSPGTYSIETAPQELKDERYLVVIGKHTAGMELESLLSRGCNPAFA from the coding sequence ATGCCAAAAAACCTGCAAAATCTCCTTCCTCCTTGCGCTCTGCAAGAAGACGGTCCCGCAGCTGTTGAACTCATGCGGGCAGTCATGATCCGCTCCAATTTCGTCCCCAACGCACGGCACAAATTGGGGTGGCGCGGAGTGCAGGAAATCGTTGACGGCAGAATAGAAACGCTGTCCTTCACTTCCAAAATCCAGAGCATGCCCGGGGTCTATGGCCTGCGACTCCTTGAGAGCACGCCTCGCCGGGCCGGGTTCGAACTCTGTTATTTTCCGTCCCCTGAAGACCCGCTGATTGAAAACGTCTGCGTCCAGGCCGGCATAGCCGCGCTTGATCAGAAATTTCCAGACCGGGTGCGTGAATTCTCCGCATATCCTGATCTGTGCACACTTTTTCAGATCGGCCGGATCCACATTGATCTCGATATCGAGGCCAACACTCAATATCTGAGCCTGGAAGCACTGGACACCAATATCATACTCTCCGAAGACGGACTTTGGATTGACACCCCTGAAGGACCAATCCAGGCCGTGCCCCCTGGAGAACGAGATCAATCCTTTCCCGCTTATGAAACCGCATTGCGGTTTTTCCGGGTCCTCGCTTCATCGTTGTGCTATACCCAGGAAATGGATGTCGATCTCCTTTTGGAACAAAACGCCGCGGGCCATGTCCTTGTCTACCGTGACGAAGGTAAACTGACAAAAACACCAAGTTCTGCCTGCAAACGGAAAACCCTGACCCTGGGACTCAACAGCAAGGGAGCACCTCCCCCTGGCCATGCCGACAACGGGTCCATCCAGACACTTTGGAGGCTTGCGGAAAAAATCCCGCCGCAGTTCAGCGAAGAGCCGTGGTGGGCACTCGCCTCCCCGGGAAACGCCAACAGCCGACTCAAACGCCAAATCGATGCGAGCCTACCCAAACTCATTGTCCTCACCGGCTTTCTTGGAGCGGGCAAGACGACCTTTTTGGACCGGTTCATCGAGACCCAGACCGGGGAGAATTCTTTTGTGGCGGTGATCCAAAATGAAATCGGGGAGAAAGGACTGGACGGCAAACTCTTACATCAAAACTACGCGGTCACGGAAATCGATGAAGGGTGCGTCTGCTGCACGCTGGCGGGAAATTTGCGGGCTGCTGCAGAAGAAATCATGCGCGAGCACGACCCCGATTGTATCGTTCTGGAAACAACCGGACTGGCCAACCCCGCAAACATCCTCCAGGAAATCAACGAACTGGAAGATATACTGGAATTCGGTTCGATCACTTGTGTGGTCGACGCTGTTGGCGGAGTACAGGCCTTGGAAAAATTTGAAATCGCCCGGAGCCAGGTCCGTCTGGCCGATGTCGTCCTTCTGAATAAAAGCGATCTGGTCGCCGCCCCCATCCTGGGCGAACTCGAAGACACCATCCACAGCCTGAACAGCATGGCTGTCACCCACAGGACGACGCACGGCAATATTCACCCCGGTCTCTTGTACGGAGTGAATATGCACACCCAGGCGACCAGGGCCAAGAACATCGGTACCCAGGCCCACTGCCAGGCAAACCACCTCCACGATCATGTGGAAAACACCCTGCTGCACCCCGCTGGCCCGCTGAAAACAGACGAGTTGATCCGCGGGATAGAAAAGCGTCAGGACCGGATTTTGCGGGTCAAAGGGGTTGTCGAACTTGAAGAGGAACTCGGCCCGGTTATTTTCCAATATTCTCCGGGCACCTACTCCATAGAGACCGCGCCTCAGGAACTCAAGGACGAAAGGTACCTCGTGGTGATTGGCAAGCACACTGCGGGCATGGAATTGGAGAGCTTGCTCAGCAGGGGCTGCAACCCGGCATTTGCATAA
- a CDS encoding MBL fold metallo-hydrolase, which translates to MSDIKRRDFLKGASTGVGVGLLGAMGLYSYSPLRETHFANVDRKMQDIGVCKSVKVTNITETSWFDNGTLVGDIKGAGGLLVDQYKYNWPPFGNGKGLGKGSYEEGIAKIKHLLPERVDEAWEITKDLSVNPDNAGGYACLLEVEEMDGTMRKFLLDSGWSYAWTHECFKREGIDKMLANKEIEALFISHEHFDHYWGLPVTLKYDPEITIYIPEGFYPEGKQYLKDAGHKGKLVEVKNGLKPHIPGMASYVFPVPIICRVYGEQSLYFNVKDKGLISVTGCCHQGIIRFAKTAYEEIKYENDQLYGIYGGLHISPFNDWDPKYDDLVISLGKYGFQKIGCNHCTGVLCAKKFISAGYPVIEGTARFRSQDKAYLGNGDQIQFG; encoded by the coding sequence ATGTCTGATATAAAAAGAAGAGACTTTCTCAAGGGAGCGTCCACTGGGGTCGGTGTCGGATTGCTTGGCGCCATGGGATTGTATTCCTACTCACCCCTGCGCGAAACACACTTCGCCAATGTGGACCGTAAAATGCAAGACATCGGTGTGTGCAAAAGCGTCAAGGTCACCAATATTACCGAAACCAGCTGGTTCGATAACGGCACCCTGGTCGGCGACATCAAGGGCGCCGGAGGGCTTCTTGTAGACCAGTACAAATACAACTGGCCCCCATTTGGAAATGGCAAGGGCCTTGGAAAAGGATCCTACGAGGAAGGCATCGCCAAGATAAAGCACCTCCTTCCGGAACGGGTCGACGAAGCCTGGGAAATCACCAAAGATCTCTCAGTCAACCCGGATAACGCCGGGGGCTACGCGTGTCTATTGGAAGTCGAAGAAATGGACGGCACCATGCGCAAGTTCCTTTTGGACAGCGGGTGGTCCTATGCCTGGACGCACGAATGCTTCAAGCGCGAGGGCATAGACAAGATGCTGGCCAATAAGGAGATCGAAGCCTTGTTCATTTCCCATGAACACTTCGACCACTATTGGGGGTTGCCGGTCACGCTCAAGTATGACCCTGAAATCACCATCTACATCCCTGAAGGATTCTATCCCGAAGGGAAACAATACCTGAAGGATGCCGGGCACAAAGGAAAGCTGGTCGAGGTCAAAAACGGACTCAAGCCCCATATTCCCGGCATGGCCAGTTATGTCTTTCCGGTGCCGATCATTTGCCGCGTCTATGGGGAGCAGTCCCTGTACTTCAACGTCAAGGATAAAGGGCTCATCTCTGTCACCGGATGCTGCCACCAGGGGATCATCCGCTTTGCCAAGACCGCCTACGAGGAAATCAAATACGAAAACGACCAGCTGTATGGTATCTACGGGGGGCTCCATATTTCACCCTTCAACGATTGGGACCCGAAATACGACGACCTGGTCATTTCCCTTGGGAAGTACGGCTTTCAAAAAATCGGCTGCAACCATTGCACCGGAGTTCTCTGCGCCAAAAAATTCATCAGCGCAGGCTATCCGGTCATTGAGGGCACTGCGCGGTTCCGATCCCAGGACAAGGCGTACCTCGGCAACGGCGACCAGATACAATTCGGATAA
- a CDS encoding FadR/GntR family transcriptional regulator, whose product MNQFKEFKKRTVMENRTDLLNQLGTIVLDLGLEPGDRLPAERRLCQLMHISRTTLRNFLRMLEGRGLVQTKRGSGTYLRARIIGTSNGELDINPDFLPPIANQLEAAYLFLPLIMERALYQITERQIQNVQESNIALGQSIYSEDVKSIISEIFNFFRIISLATNNDFLIKTTEKICFIDPQPFENIFKVDREIREQIFAGHVDILQALRETNVLEIRKITENYVLTWCKILKKHAGISMPAFLAGIIEKRGEQ is encoded by the coding sequence GTGAACCAGTTTAAGGAATTCAAAAAACGAACAGTCATGGAAAATCGGACAGACCTGCTCAACCAGTTGGGCACCATAGTTCTCGACCTCGGTCTGGAACCCGGCGACCGGCTGCCGGCCGAACGCCGCCTCTGCCAGCTCATGCATATAAGCAGGACCACGCTGCGCAATTTCCTGCGCATGCTTGAAGGGCGAGGGTTGGTGCAGACAAAGCGAGGAAGCGGGACCTATCTCCGGGCCAGAATCATCGGGACGTCTAACGGCGAACTGGACATCAATCCCGATTTTCTCCCGCCCATAGCCAATCAGCTGGAGGCAGCCTATCTGTTTCTGCCCCTGATCATGGAACGGGCGCTGTACCAGATAACCGAGCGGCAGATTCAAAACGTACAAGAAAGCAATATTGCCTTGGGCCAAAGCATCTATTCTGAAGACGTTAAAAGCATCATCTCAGAAATATTCAACTTCTTTCGAATCATCTCCCTGGCTACCAATAACGATTTTCTCATCAAGACGACCGAAAAGATCTGCTTTATCGATCCGCAGCCATTTGAAAATATATTCAAGGTAGACCGCGAAATTCGGGAACAGATCTTCGCCGGACACGTCGATATTCTTCAGGCGCTCCGGGAAACCAATGTCCTTGAGATACGCAAAATAACAGAAAACTATGTCCTGACCTGGTGCAAGATACTCAAAAAACACGCGGGCATTTCCATGCCCGCGTTCCTGGCCGGAATCATAGAAAAAAGGGGGGAGCAATGA